One bacterium genomic window, CGGTCTTCCTCCGCGCGCCGCCGCGCCCCGTCGGTCAGGCCGAAGTTGTTCATGAGGGCAATGTTGACGATCTGGAGTCCCAGGCGCGAGGCGGCCGCCGTGAGCTCGTTGATCCGTGCCGCGGTCGGCCCGCCGATGTGCTTGTCCTCGAGTTCCACCGATCGCAGCCCCAATTCCTCGGCGCACACCCGGAACCAGTCGGTCAGGCTCAAGCGCCCGCCGTTGATCTCCGGCGCGTACGATTCCGAACTGCACGAGAGATACATGGGCTACTCCTGAGGAACCGGGGTGGACACGCCGCCGGTTCGGATGCTGGTGTACGCGGCCTCGAGTACGGCGATGCTCTGAAGGGCCTCCGACACGCCGACCGGCGGCGCCGCCTGGGCCAGGCAGGCGTCGATGAACTCGCGGTCCTCGTCGACGTAACCCCACAGCGTCACGCGGTCCGGCGACGGCAGCTGCTCCCACGGCGCGTCGGCCGTCTCGCGCGTCGTGTACCGGACGCGGTCGAGGTCCTCCGAGACGAGCAGCGCGTGATCGCCGTACAGCTCCACGCGCTCCTGGGGCGCCGCCCACGACGCGTGTCCGCACGTGCTGAAGACGACCGGCCGGTCGCCGTGGCAGCGTAGCAGCATCGCGATGTCGTCGTAGTCGGGGTAGCAGCTGCGCCGGCCGAGCGCCGAGACCTGCTCGACGGGGCCCACCAGCCACCCGACCATGTCGACGAGATGCACGGCGGTATCGTACATGAAGCCGCCGCAGATCTCGACGTTCGTGTACCAGCTCGGGGTCAGCATGTCGCCGTCGTTGATCTTCACGTTCGCGGAGTACGGGACAAACCCCGCGTCTACATGGGATTTCAGGAAACGGTACGACGGCGACCAGCGCCGGTTGAACCCCATCTGGTAGACCCGGCCGGAGCGCCGGACCCGCTCCGCGACCGTCCGTCCGTCGGCGAGCGTGGTCGCCATCGGCTTCTCGCAGAAGACGTGAAGCCCACGGTCGAGCGCGTCGAGCACGACCCGGGCGTGGAAGGCGTTCGGCAGCGTCACGAAGACCGCTTCCGCGCCGGCGTCGGCAAGGTCCCCGACGTCGCGGCACGGCTTCGCCCCGGCCTCGGCCGCCGCGGAGCGGGCGGCCTCCTCTGCCGCGTCGGCGACGCCCACCACCCGCACGCGGTCGTCGCGCGCGAGCGCCTCCAGGTGCCGGCGGCCCATCGCGCCGGCGCCGATCAACCCCACCTTCACGCCCACGGTTCGATCACCACTTTCATTGAATCCGGCGCCATCGACTTGCGGACGGCCGCCTCAACCTGCTCGAGTGGGAACCGGTGCGAGACGAACCGGTCCAGCGGATAGTGCTTTCGGTAGCGCGCCATCTGCCGCAGGCTGGGTCCGTAGCTGCCCACTTCCTCGCCGCCGACGCCGAGCATGCGGACGCTCTTGGTGCAGAGGTGCCGGTGCGGATTGATGGGCACGTCGCCGAGGTCGGAGAAGTTGCCGGCCTCGACCAGGAGCCCGCCTACGCGGAGCATCTCGAGCGCCTCCGGGATCACCTGCGGGACCCCTGCGCACTCCACCACCACGTCGGCGCCGCGGCCGTGGGTAAAACCGCGCACGGCTTCGAGGCGCTCGGCCGCGGTCAGCCGGCCGGCGTCCAGCACGTGGTCGGCGCCGAGCGCGCGCGCCATCTCCAGCCGGTACGGCGAAAGGTCCACCGCCGCGATGATCCCGGCGCCGAGCATCCGCGCCTTCATTAGAAAGCACATCCCGAGGGGCCCGGCGCCCAGCACGACCACCGTGTCGTCGAACAGAAACGGCACGTCGGGCACGGCCGACATCTGCTTGGCGCGGTCCAGCCCGACCGTCACCGCCATGACCTCGGTGAGCACGGCGATCTCGTCCGGCACCCCGTCGGGCACCCGCACGAGGAAACTGCCGGACACGACGTACAGGTACTCCGCCCACCCGCCGAATAGATGCGGGGCGTCCGCGGCGCTCATGTTGTTGCCGTAGTCCACCATCCGCTCGCAGAAGTAGTACGGGAATCCGCGACGACAGTAGTAGCACGTGCCGCACACGACGTTGGTGCCGACCACGACGCGGTCGCCGACCGCGAGGGGCGTCCCCTCGACGTCGCGGTAGGTTCCGTCGCCGCCGATCGCGGCGACCGTCCCGACGTTCTCGTGGCCTTGGATGATCGGGAACGGAATTTGGCGCGGCGCCGCCGTGCCGGCGTACTGCGTCGTGTAGCCCTGATACGTGTGCTTGTCGGTGCCGCAGATGCCGGACAGCCGCATTTTGACGAGCGCGCACCCCCGCTCCGGCTCCGGCAGCGGATACTCGCGAATCTCGTAGCGCCCGGGCGCGACCAGGGTCGCGGCCCGCACGCGGCCGTTCGCCGTCGCCGCGGGCGGGCGGGTCGGTCGCCCGGCGGCGGGCGTCATTCGAAGATCCAATCCTGCAGTTCCACGCCGAGGCCGGGCCCCTGCGGAACCTGCACCATGCCGTTGTCGACGACCAGCGGCGTCTTCAGCGTTTGCTGGTAGACGGCCGCGGGGAACGCCGGGGGATCGTCCGGGAACTCGAAATAGGTGACGTTGGGAATCGCCGCGGCCAGGTGTAAGTTGGCCACCGTGCCGAGCGGGTCACCCCAGGTGTGCGGCGTCAGCTCCACGTTCATCGCCGCCGCCGCCGCCGCCAGCGCGCGCATGCGCAGCAACCCCTCACACAGCGTGACGTCCGGTTGCAACACGTCGTAACAGCCGTCGCGCAGGAGCCGGTCGAGCTCCGCATATCCTTGGTTGACCTCCCCCCCCGCGATCGGGACCGGGGACGCCTCGCGCAGGCGGCGCAGCTGCTCGTAGGCGTGCCGCGGCAGCGGCTCCTCGAGCCACGTCACGTCGTACTCCGCGAGCGCCCGCGCCGTGTCGAGCGCGCGGTGGTAGCTCCAGTGCGGACCCGGCAGCGGGGCGCCGTCCACGTCGGTCTGGTTGGCGTCGGCCATGATGGCCATGCCGCCGCCGACGGCCTTCCGCACCGCGGCGATCTGCGCGACGTCGCCGGCCAGCGTCTCGTTGTGGATCCGCAGCTTGATCGCGCGGTAGCCCTCGTCGCGCAGTCGCTTCGCGTCCTCGGCGCGCTGGGCCGGCGTGCGGTTCTGGCCGGTGGACGCGTAGGCCGGCAGCGCGTCGCGGCAGTTGCCGAGCAGCTTGTAGACCGGCAGACCGGCGACCTTACCCAGGATGTCCCACAGCGCGATCTCCACGAACCAGACCGCGGTGCCGAAGTACGGCCAGAGGTAGCGCAGCGTGCCGGCGTGTTTCTCGATCCGCAGCGGATCCTCGCCGACCAAGTACTGCGCAATCCGCGCGACGCACTGCTCCTCGGCGCCGTAGAACTCGTGGCCGGCGATGCCGTAGACCCCGGCGTCCGTGTCGATCCGCACGTACGCGAGGTGGATCGCCTCGACGATCTGGCCCGGCGCCCACGCCGGATGAAACGGCGCCGGCAGCGGAACGTCCACCTGGCGCGTCCGAACCTTCGTGATGCGCATGCCCGCCCCCGGGTACGGCGTCTCGGAGTGCTACGCACGCGGCCGGCCGCGCACGGTCGCGAGCGCCTCCTCGATACCGGGCTTATCCAGCACGAACGCCATGGGGCCGATCTGCTCGTCGTACACGCCGGCCGGAATGGCGTCCTTGACGCTCTCTTCGAGCACATGGTACACGGGGAGTCCCAACGGGACTCCGGCGAGCGGTCCGGCGTAGCTGGGGTCGCCGTCGGTCAGCGTGAGCGCGACCATGAGCGTGCTGGCGGCGTTCGGCGTGCCGAGCACCACCACCATCCGGTCGCGATCGCCGGCCTCGACGAGCTGCTGGATCCTCCCCTGCTCCTCCAGATCCATCGCGCCCGCCGACGTTCAGACGAAGCACTGCGTCGCGGCGTAGACGACCCGGCCGCCGGCGCTCTCGGCGCAGGCGGCGATCGCTTGG contains:
- a CDS encoding Gfo/Idh/MocA family oxidoreductase; the protein is MGVKVGLIGAGAMGRRHLEALARDDRVRVVGVADAAEEAARSAAAEAGAKPCRDVGDLADAGAEAVFVTLPNAFHARVVLDALDRGLHVFCEKPMATTLADGRTVAERVRRSGRVYQMGFNRRWSPSYRFLKSHVDAGFVPYSANVKINDGDMLTPSWYTNVEICGGFMYDTAVHLVDMVGWLVGPVEQVSALGRRSCYPDYDDIAMLLRCHGDRPVVFSTCGHASWAAPQERVELYGDHALLVSEDLDRVRYTTRETADAPWEQLPSPDRVTLWGYVDEDREFIDACLAQAAPPVGVSEALQSIAVLEAAYTSIRTGGVSTPVPQE
- a CDS encoding zinc-binding dehydrogenase — translated: MRAATLVAPGRYEIREYPLPEPERGCALVKMRLSGICGTDKHTYQGYTTQYAGTAAPRQIPFPIIQGHENVGTVAAIGGDGTYRDVEGTPLAVGDRVVVGTNVVCGTCYYCRRGFPYYFCERMVDYGNNMSAADAPHLFGGWAEYLYVVSGSFLVRVPDGVPDEIAVLTEVMAVTVGLDRAKQMSAVPDVPFLFDDTVVVLGAGPLGMCFLMKARMLGAGIIAAVDLSPYRLEMARALGADHVLDAGRLTAAERLEAVRGFTHGRGADVVVECAGVPQVIPEALEMLRVGGLLVEAGNFSDLGDVPINPHRHLCTKSVRMLGVGGEEVGSYGPSLRQMARYRKHYPLDRFVSHRFPLEQVEAAVRKSMAPDSMKVVIEPWA
- a CDS encoding mandelate racemase/muconate lactonizing enzyme family protein; this translates as MRITKVRTRQVDVPLPAPFHPAWAPGQIVEAIHLAYVRIDTDAGVYGIAGHEFYGAEEQCVARIAQYLVGEDPLRIEKHAGTLRYLWPYFGTAVWFVEIALWDILGKVAGLPVYKLLGNCRDALPAYASTGQNRTPAQRAEDAKRLRDEGYRAIKLRIHNETLAGDVAQIAAVRKAVGGGMAIMADANQTDVDGAPLPGPHWSYHRALDTARALAEYDVTWLEEPLPRHAYEQLRRLREASPVPIAGGEVNQGYAELDRLLRDGCYDVLQPDVTLCEGLLRMRALAAAAAAMNVELTPHTWGDPLGTVANLHLAAAIPNVTYFEFPDDPPAFPAAVYQQTLKTPLVVDNGMVQVPQGPGLGVELQDWIFE
- the grdA gene encoding glycine/sarcosine/betaine reductase complex selenoprotein A; this encodes MIDLHGKLVLALGERDGIPAQAIAACAESAGGRVVYAATQCFVUTSAGAMDLEEQGRIQQLVEAGDRDRMVVVLGTPNAASTLMVALTLTDGDPSYAGPLAGVPLGLPVYHVLEESVKDAIPAGVYDEQIGPMAFVLDKPGIEEALATVRGRPRA